GAAGCGCTGGCCCAAAGCTAGACCTGCTCGATCAGGCGCTGGAAGTGATGAGCTGGGAAGAGATCCAGCGCACACCCCTGCCGGTGCTGCGGCGACGGCTGGCAGCACTGGAACGCAGTCGGGCACGCGCACGCCTGGATTACCTCGAAGACCATGGCATGGTCAACGAGATCAACACTGGGCAGGAGATCATCGGGAAGATCCCAGGGCCAGACCCGAGCTACAAGGTGGTGAACACGCCCTATGACCGGCACCGTCGCAAACTTGCCAGAGTCGCGCTAGGTCTGCCGATTGAGGAACTGCCCGAAGAGCGTGCCGAACGCATCCGGCAGGAGAACAAGCGCTTCGATGCCTTCCTGATGAATTGAGGTGAAGCATGGCATCCCCCGCCTTTCTGGATGGTTCCAAGACAAAGAAGATCGTCAGTAAGCGGCGCAGCGCGATTGAATCCAAACTCCAGGCGCTGGCCGAGACGGCTGCGATTGCAGGCGAACAGCAGGCGCAGCGGGGACTGACGGCAAATGTGTATGGGACTGAGCCGGGGAAATACAGGCGCACGAAGCGATTGAAATTCAGCACGTACAAAGACGGGCAGTACTCCGGCGGCGTGCTGCGAGTCATCTTGGGCGACACCGCACCCTACGCTGACAAGATCGAGTACGGCACCGGGCCGCATGAACTCAGTCCGGCGCAGCTCCAGCAGTATCTGGACGTGCTGCCGAGAGGCGGGCTGCTGCGGTTTGGACGCTCCGGCAAGGCATATTTGTACCCCGGCCCATACATCGGACCGGGGCTGATCTTCGCTCGCTACCGGGTACGGGAAGGCGTCGCGCTCATCGTGCAGAAGGCGATGAAATGAGGGGGTTCAGCCACGATTGGCCAATCCCCTTACTTTTGTCCCGCGTACACTATCGAAGTATGAGCGATGACAAATCTTCCGGAAGCGAGTCTCCAATACAGTCCACTGCCCAGGCTATCGCGGTGGTTGCTAAGGAAGTCCCTGTCTACCAGGATCTAGCACAACCAGCGTTGAAAGAGTTAGGTAAAGGCATAGGTGGATTTACAGCCTGGGCGATGCAATATCTTGTCAAGCTTGGAATAAGTGCTGGGAAGAATATTGAAATTTTTGAAAAGGAATACGGCGAGAAGATTAGTAATATATCTAGCGATAAAGTAATTACACCAGACGCCATGATCGGTATTCCTGTGCTTCAAGCCTTAAGCTATACAGCTCATCATGACGAAATAAGACAGATGTTTGTAAACTTATTAGCTACTGCTAGCAACGAAGACACTAGGAATAGCGCTCATCCAGCTTTTGTAGAAATAATAAGACAACTCTCCCCTAGAGATGCATTGCTTGTGGACGCTATTTCTAAGCGTAGGCGGTGGCCTCTAGTTAGAGTAGATTTAATTCTACAAGATCGGAGTTCAAAACCAATATCAGGGCATGTATCTGCCATGTCAAGTGGAGTATATGATTATTTGCATTCCTCATCTTTAGAGAATCTTAGACGATTGGGATTAATTGACATAAAGTATGACACCCAGTTAAAGAATCACTCTTTATATGATGGTGTTATTTTGAAAATCAAAGAAACCTATCCAGATATAAACACACTGGATAAAGTTTTAGGTTCGGGTAGCTACTTAAAAGCTGATTCAGTGGGATACGTTGAAGGATATATCGATACGACTGCCTTCGGCTTGTCATTTATATCTAGCTGTCTATGAAGTCAAATTTGCTCAGAATTTACTTACACTGACGAAAATATGCAAGTCCCAACTGATACCAGTTGGGACTTTTGACTTGGAGGCGGTATGAACCTCAATTCTCCTGCTTCGGCTCCGCCGAACTTTCAGATAGCTTCTCACTCTCTCAACTCTTCACGCACGTATCGTCAATTTCATAAGAAAACGAATCTTTGGAAAGAATTTTATACGCAAATAAAACGCCGCCCCGTTCTATGTCTATCTCAGAATCAGAATTATTAAACTTATAGTTGCCTTGCGTTTTATCTGTCATCTTACCCTTCACAATTACAAATTCTTGATACGTTCCGTCGGGAGAAAAAATGAATCCAGGTACTGTCCTCACACCTTGGAAGGTCTTTTCGGAACAGTCCCATCTCCCGTAAAGGTCATTGATAGTAAAGGAGGCAGCAAAATGATTCCAAAAAATATAGAGGACGCCCGCAAGGAGCAAAACTCCGATGAAAACTTTTCCAGACGGAGAGGTGGAACTCAATTTTCCTTCTTCGGCACGGCGATCAACTCCAAGCCGAGTTCGTCGAGGATCTTCTGCCAAAGCTCCGGCACCTTCCCGCTCGTGCCGGAGAGAAGACGGGTCACGCTCGGGCGCTCAACATCCAAACGGGCTGCGAGCTTGCCCTGAGACATATCGCGCTCTTTCATAGCAAGTTTTACGGCCTCACGAACGCGGTCATTCATTCCAGTCATCGTATATCACCCGCTTGAGTGTAACAGTCTTTGCCACTAGATACAATACTTGCAACTAGTGGCAAAGACTGTTACTATTGAGGCAGCAGAAAAGGGGCTGATGCCCTAGGAAGCCCGCCCCTTTCTGCAACCTTTGGAGGTTATGTATGACACAGTACACCGCCAGCGCTGACAAGATTCTTCCCAGCCACACAGAAACCCCGACCATCACGAAGGTTTACAACCTGATGACCTGGGAAGAGCGCGACTACATTCGCATGGGCGGCCCGGTCTACCACACGCTGACCGTCACCGGGATCAGCGGCGCACCTGCCAGCACCTACGCCTACACCGTCAACGGCAAGCCCGTCAGCATGACCGACGCCTACTACCTGATGCGGGACGCCCAGACGACAGGAAGCGTGGAGTTGGTCGCATGAGCGGAGAGCGTCACGACTCCCCTGCGGCAAGGGAACTGCCCACCGTCACAGGCATCCGCGTCCTGGCGCGGCGCACAGTGTTGCTTCAGATCGACGGCGCGGCAGATGTGACCATCACGCCAGGGGATCGGATGTACTCCCTGCCGATGTTGACCCCGGAAGTGCTCACCCTCTACGCGGGCGCGTCACCCGCTCAGCAGTTCCAGCTTCCTAACCACCTCGTGCCTGTGCTGGAACACTCGCTCCGCTGGGGAGCCACAGACATCCGCTTGCATTTGGACGCGAAGTACAGCTTCTTGCTGGGCGGTGCACTGATTGGCGGAGCGCCGGAACTGATGTTCCTCCACCCGGACGGCACGACTTCCACTGAACGGCTGACACCGGACGGCTTTCCTCTCGCATGGTCGCATGAAGGCTTCTATGCCTTCTTCCAGTGGGGCCGGAAAGTTGAGTGCTCTATCCCAGAAACGCAGGTGACATACACCACCCGCGAAGTGACGCGCTTCGTGCTGAGCGCCCCGGACGTACTGAAAGACGTGCTGGCTCTCTGGGGCATCGGCCTCCGCCTGCCGGAGGAAGTTCGACCCTTCTCCCTCGCAGCCTAAGTAAGCCACCTGCACGCGCCCGCTTTCACCAGCGGGCGCTGGCCTGACACACCTTGGAGAACTGCCATGCCCCGGAAATCCCAGACCAGTGAGCTGCTTCCCCGTCAGAATGGCCGCCGCCTCGCCCTTTTCAATCCAAACGCCCTGGTGTCCTTCGGCAAAGTCATGACCCTCATGCGTGACCGTCAGCTTGCCGCCACCATCCGAGAACTCGACATCGCCAAGAAAGCCAACAGCACCCCCTGGCTGCTCGCACTCGAAATGCTGGAAGAACGAGGCGTCTCAATCGGCCTTGAACCGAAAGACCTCGCGGAAGCGCTCGACATCACCGTTCTTTCGGCCCGCCGCGCCATGAACCGCGCTGAGTACGTCATCTATGACGTGCTGGGGTTGCACGTCAGCTTCTTCAAGCGCGGCGAACCCTGGCGACTGCTGAACCACAAAGAGGCCGCGCTGAAGTACGCCCGCACCACCAAAGACCTCAGCACCCGCTACAAACGCGCCCGGCTGTACCTGCCCGTCACCCGTTACAACGGCACTGAACAGGAAGAGTTGCAAGTGCCGATCTTCAAATTCGACTTCTCCCAGCCGGAGGCGCTGCCCTATGAAGCTCAGAACTGACCAGATCCGTACCGACGGCGGCACACAAATGCGTGTCGGCCCCTACCACGAAGACGTGTTGAGCGACTACGGAGACGTGATTCAGAACGGCGGAAGCTTGCCCCCGCTGGTGGTGTTCTTCGATGCCCAGCATTACTGGCTGGCTGATGGCTTCCACCGACTGAAGGCGTACAAAACCTTGAACGTCCGGGAAGTGGAAGCAGAAGTCAAGGAAGGCAGCAAGCGGGATGCGATTCTCTTCGCAGTCGGGGCAAATGCCAGCCACGGCCTGCGCCGCACGAATGCCGACAAGCGCCGCGCCGTCGAGACGCTGCTGAAAGACGAAGAGTGGAGCGGGTGGACAGACCGGGAGATTGCCCGACGCAGCCACACCAGCGCCCCCCTTGTCGGGAAGCTCAGGAGCGAAGTCACTGTAAATATTTACAGTGAGCAAGGCAGCGCGGAGGATGGCAGGAAGTACACCACGAAGCACGGGACGCAGGCCACGATGAACACGGCCAATATCGGCCAGCGCCCACCGTCGCCCATGTCATCTGAACCTCAAGCCCTCCGTGTACCGAGCGCAGAGAGCTTGCGTGAACCGGAAGCTGTCGCGCCACGTCAACCAGTGGTTGACAAGCCAGCCGCACCCAGCCTGCCAGATGACGAGTTCGGGCCGATCAAAGAAGCGCCCGCATTCGTACAGCCACCAATACAGCGTCCCTCTACGCCTCGCCCGATGCCGCAGCTTCCGCCTGATTATCGACCCGGCGCTGATCCGAATATTCCCCCGCGTGTGGATGCCCTGCGGAAAGCTCTAGACCGCCTCTTGAGCTTCGACAAGGACGGC
This genomic stretch from Deinococcus ruber harbors:
- a CDS encoding DUF4393 domain-containing protein, producing MSDDKSSGSESPIQSTAQAIAVVAKEVPVYQDLAQPALKELGKGIGGFTAWAMQYLVKLGISAGKNIEIFEKEYGEKISNISSDKVITPDAMIGIPVLQALSYTAHHDEIRQMFVNLLATASNEDTRNSAHPAFVEIIRQLSPRDALLVDAISKRRRWPLVRVDLILQDRSSKPISGHVSAMSSGVYDYLHSSSLENLRRLGLIDIKYDTQLKNHSLYDGVILKIKETYPDINTLDKVLGSGSYLKADSVGYVEGYIDTTAFGLSFISSCL
- a CDS encoding helix-turn-helix domain-containing protein; translated protein: MNDRVREAVKLAMKERDMSQGKLAARLDVERPSVTRLLSGTSGKVPELWQKILDELGLELIAVPKKEN
- a CDS encoding ParB/RepB/Spo0J family partition protein; this translates as MKLRTDQIRTDGGTQMRVGPYHEDVLSDYGDVIQNGGSLPPLVVFFDAQHYWLADGFHRLKAYKTLNVREVEAEVKEGSKRDAILFAVGANASHGLRRTNADKRRAVETLLKDEEWSGWTDREIARRSHTSAPLVGKLRSEVTVNIYSEQGSAEDGRKYTTKHGTQATMNTANIGQRPPSPMSSEPQALRVPSAESLREPEAVAPRQPVVDKPAAPSLPDDEFGPIKEAPAFVQPPIQRPSTPRPMPQLPPDYRPGADPNIPPRVDALRKALDRLLSFDKDGPELLEHPGANLMQLSLLAEYTREMLEGWLHPEEAQPSVRTITVEALN